The Kryptolebias marmoratus isolate JLee-2015 linkage group LG18, ASM164957v2, whole genome shotgun sequence genome includes a region encoding these proteins:
- the LOC108240973 gene encoding achaete-scute homolog 4-like yields MSWSEMEHVPFVARYGGALRLPALHIQAAYLDPGFPCRPLPRFPFHVALGACEPHFEPAFIQRRNERERHRVRCVNEGYARLREHLPRELDERRLSKVETLRAAIDYIKHLQRLLEPGGAGRERPEGRAGEAREARARRGHDGDMRH; encoded by the coding sequence ATGTCTTGGAGCGAGATGGAGCACGTTCCGTTCGTGGCGCGCTACGGGGGCGCGCTCCGGCTGCCCGCGCTCCACATCCAGGCCGCCTACCTGGACCCGGGCTTCCCCTGCAGGCCCCTGCCCCGCTTCCCCTTCCACGTCGCCCTCGGCGCGTGCGAGCCCCACTTCGAGCCCGCCTTCATCCAGAGGCGGAACGAGCGCGAGCGGCACCGCGTGCGCTGCGTCAACGAGGGCTACGCGCGGCTCCGGGAGCACCTGCCGCGCGAGCTCGACGAGCGGCGGCTCAGCAAGGTGGAGACGCTGCGCGCGGCCATAGATTACATCAAACACCTGCAGAGGCTCCTGGAGCCCGGCGGGGCCGGCCGGGAGAGGCCAGAGGGCCGGGCCGGAGAGGCCAGGGAGGCCAGAGCCCGCCGGGGACACGACGGGGACATGCGCCACTGA
- the prdm4 gene encoding PR domain zinc finger protein 4 isoform X2 yields the protein MNDMNLSPVGMDQLSVPPVSAGHLGLPTSPTHNPIPTPGMPVAIPSLGPSLGSLPSALSLMLPMGPLSDRGVMCGLPERNYPLPPPPYPHLESSYFRHILPGILSYLADRPPPQYIHPSSLNLDGTLSVASNNPSSLDPYSGPGGPLEQGLVPMDSRQVSGQGDLHQTGPHELDSAGLAMESRVSSPLSPDRMGEELASMDGVGVVTVSDAQQQQLGGGRQPQPHEGLAGVDSSGGVMPLHGPPVLEMPVVIEPDHMAGRVGGSAGGGAAGLGEQLHANGEMSSGVVSVVLTSSMASQNQLEPVSLHGHSGMGLEAVNVSPITAEVSLGPENNLVLVNSTLQLEDSAPNKENMVTAFTIWCTLCERSYTSDCPEHGPVTFVPDAPIQSRARLSLPRPLCLRISVADEPLGVFARDVIPPRTCFGPVVGQHCSNVDLSDWPEKDTPQTWKMYHNGVLEFYIVTTDENECNWMMFVRKARTHEEQNLVAYPANGKLFFCTTTEIHPDQELLFYYSRDYSRMMGVPQMPEGQICQCGKDCSSFSELKSHLGSHSQPGQNHSPPQPDHAQPQQQPEQQQQTQHVHQEEKLPNVSSSSSSSSSPPWPCTNHTAAQTNNNNNNSSRSSRSSNNPRAKSQGKVREKKFQCSMCSRAFITSSKLNVHFMGHVGMKPHKCEYCSKAFSDPSNLRMHLKIHTGQKNYKCTVCEKSFTQKSHLASHMLIHTGAEKLKCDLCERAFIRKCDLKQHMLSHTHESRIQCPKCNKRFLKTNHLKKHLNSHEGRRDFVCEKCHKAFLTKYHLTRHLKICKGPKAERTTRREPNVEEDEEDDDNEEEEEEDSGGGGGGEDRLMDAANDEDCGLDVGGYNSERSLSPSHR from the exons ATGAACGACATGAACCTGAGTCCTGTGGGCATGGACCAGCTCAGCGTGCCCCCAGTGAGTGCCGGCCACCTGGGTCTGCCCACTTCCCCCACACACAATCCCATCCCCACCCCAG GCATGCCGGTGGCCATCCCGAGTTTGGGTCCTTCCCTTGGTTCCCTGCCCTCTGCTCTGTCTCTGATGCTCCCCATGGGTCCGCTGAGCGACAGAGGGGTGATGTGCGGCCTGCCGGAGAGGAATTACCCCCTGCCGCCTCCCCCGTACCCCCACCTGGAGAGCAGCTACTTCCGGCACATTCTGCCAG GTATTTTGTCTTACCTGGCGGACCGTCCACCTCCGCAGTACATTCACCCCAGCAGCCTTAACTTGGATGGGACCCTTTCCGTGGCCAGCAACAATCCCTCCAGTCTGGACCCTTACAGTGGACCTGGGGGCCCCCTGGAGCAGGGCCTGGTGCCCATGGACTCGAGACAGGTCAGCGGGCAGGGGGACCTCCACCAGACTGGCCCTCATGAGCTGGACTCTGCAGGGTTAGCCATGGAGTCCCGCGTCAGCAGCCCCCTGTCCCCCGACCGAATGGGGGAGGAGCTGGCGAGCATGGACGGGGTTGGCGTAGTGACGGTGTCCGAcgcccagcagcagcagctcggagGCGGGAGGCAGCCTCAGCCCCACGAAGGCCTGGCGGGTGTGGACTCCTCTGGCGGGGTGATGCCCCTCCACGGACCCCCGGTGCTGGAGATGCCCGTGGTCATAGAACCGGATCACATGGCGGGGAGGGTGGGGGGCTCGGCTGGTGGCGGGGCGGCGGGCCTCGGCGAGCAGCTCCACGCCAACGGGGAGATGAGCTCGGGCGTCGTGAGCGTGGTGCTCACCAGCTCCATGGCCAGCCAGAACCAGCTGGAGCCGGTGTCTCTCCACGGACACTCCGGGATGGGGCTGGAGGCCGTGAACGTGTCCCCCATCACCGCAGAGGTGTCTCTGGGGCCGGAAAACAACCTGGTGCTGGTCAACTCCACCCTGCAGCTGGAGGACTCTGCTCCCAACAAGGAGAACATGGTCACCGCCTTCACCATCT GGTGCACGTTATGCGAGCGCTCGTACACGTCGGACTGTCCGGAGCACGGCCCGGTCACCTTCGTCCCCGATGCGCCGATCCAAAGCCGGGCTCGCCTGTCTCTGCCCCGTCCTCTGTGCCTGCGCATCTCGGTGGCCGACGAACCGCTCG ggGTTTTTGCCCGGGACGTCATTCCTCCGAGGACCTGCTTCGGGCCGGTGGTGGGTCAGCACTGCAGCAACGTGGATCTCTCCGATTGGCCAGAGAAGGACACGCCTCAGACGTGGAAG ATGTATCACAACGGCGTACTGGAGTTCTACATTGTGACAACGGACGAGAACGAGTGCAACTGGATGATGTTCGTCCGGAAGGCGAG gaCCCACGAGGAGCAGAACCTGGTGGCGTATCCTGCCAACGGAAAGCTCTTCTTCTGCACGACGACAGAGATCCATCCGGACCAGGAGCTGCTCTTCTACTACAGCCGGGACTACAGCAGGATGATGG GTGTTCCTCAGATGCCAGAAGGTCAGATCTGTCAGTGCGGCAAAGACTGCTCGTCCTTCTCTGAGCTGAAGTCTCACCTCGGCAGCCACAGCCAGCCGGGTCAGAACCACAGCCCGCCGCAGCCGGACCATGCtcagccgcagcagcagccagagcagcagcaacaaacgCAGCACGTTCACCAGGAAGAGAAGCTCCCCAACGtgagctccagctcctcctcctcctcctcccccccgtGGCCTTGCACCAACcacacagcagcacaaacaaacaacaacaacaacaacagcagcaggagcagcaggagctccAACAACCCCAGAGCAAAAAGCCAGGGGAAAGTCCGGGAGAAGAAGTTCCAGTGCAGCATGTGTTCCCGGGCCTTCATCACGTCCTCCAAGCTCAACGTGCACTTCATGGGCCACGTCGGGATGAAACCTCACAAGTGTGAGTACTGCAGCAAGGCCTTCAGCGACCCCAGCAACCTGAGGATGCACCTGAAGATCCACACAG GCCAGAAGAACTACAAGTGCACGGTGTGCGAGAAGTCCTTCACTCAGAAGTCTCACCTGGCTTCACACATGCTGATCCACACGGGAGCAGAGAAGCTGAAGTGTGACCTCTGTGAGCGAGCGTTCATCAGGAAGTGTGACCTGAAGCAGCACATGCTCTCCCACACACA CGAGAGCCGAATCCAGTGCCCGAAGTGCAACAAGCGCTTCCTGAAGACAAACCACCTGAAGAAACACCTGAACTCCCACGAGGGCAGGCGGGACTTCGTCTGCGAGAAGTGCCACAAAGCCTTCCTCACCAAGTACCACCTGACGCGCCACCTGAAGATCTGCAAAGGGCCGAAGGCCGAGAGGACGACCCGCAGGGAGCCGAACGtcgaggaggacgaggaggatgACGAcaacgaagaggaggaggaagaggacagtggagggggaggaggaggtgaggacaGACTGATGGATGCAGCTAACGATGAAGACTGTGGTTTAGATGTTGGAGGTTATAACTCTGAGAGGTCCCTGTCTCCGTCTCACAGATGA
- the tmem209 gene encoding transmembrane protein 209: MLTPPKDGTPSMIDRALRMRREEQARQIILAWAVLNVSLAGMIYTEMSGKLLSRYYNITYWPIWYIELVLASLFSLNALFDFWKYFKYTMAPSTIAVTPDQRHLLGLRNTSVQASPPQKPEKKETPAPAQSSPLQGQSVLSFSPSRPASSSPKFSPSCAPSYSPTLSNASSPSAAGVPFSPSVPFGKVLSYSQSSGSSPYPNSVGPAEGSSLRSRYRTSPSVFNSPGSKEDYMEDLKSLERFLRSEEEKSHRSQLGSPESVSPNHSPTFWNYNRSVGDYAQSLRKFLYQPACRSQAPSAHKDETDLGSKQAAEEVWARITSSRVVMDRIDSWTAKLRNWISDTILVPLVKEVDSVNSQLRRMGCPELQIGEASISSLRQAAVMKASSIPTMNSIVQYLDVTPNQEYLVERIKELAHSGCMSSFRWNGGGDLKSRKWDTDLPTDCAVLIHVFCTYLDSRLPPHPKYPDGKTFTSQHFSHTPDKPDVTKENLFCIHQSSTGPPHFQLIYQGHVYSLPKGRNNLFHTILMFLYVIKTKESGMLGRVNLGLSGVNILWIFED; this comes from the exons ATGTTGACCCCACCGAAGGACGGGACGCCCAGCATGATTGACAGGGcgctgaggatgaggagggaggagcaggCTCGGCAGATCATCCTGGCCTGGGCTGTCCTCAACGTTTCTTTAGCTGGCATGATTTACACAGAGAT GTCAGGGAAGCTGCTGAGCCGATACTACAACATCACCTACTGGCCCATCTGGTACATCG AGCTGGTGCTTGCCTCGCTCTTCAGCCTCAACGCCCTTTTTGACTTCTGGAAATACTTCAAATACACGATGGCTCCATCCACGATCGCCGTAACCCCCGATCAGCGCCACCTACTGGGTTTAAGGAACACGA GTGTCCAGGCCTCCCCTCCGCAGAAGCCAGAGAAGAAAGAAACGCCGGCTCCAGCCCAGTCGTCTCCTCTGCAGGGCCAGAGTGTGCTGAGCTTCAGCCCCTCCCGGCCAGCCTCGAGCAGCCCCAAGTTCTCCCCGAGCTGCGCGCCCAGCTACAGCCCTACTCTCAGCAACGCATCCTCGCCGAGCGCCGCGGGGGTGCCTTTCTCCCCGTCTGTGCCTTTTGGAAAG GTGCTGAGCTACAGTCAGTCCTCGGGATCTTCCCCGTACCCAAACAGCGTCGGACCGGCGGAGGGCTCCAGCTTGAGGTCTCGGTATCGCACGTCTCCCTCTGTGTTCAACTCGCCCGGAAGCAAAGAGGACTACATGGAGGATCTGAAGAGTCTGGAGAGGTTCCTGCGCTCGGAGGAGGAGAAAAGTCACCGCAGCCAGCTGG GGAGTCCCGAGTCTGTGTCTCCGAACCACAGTCCAACATTTTGGAACTACAACCGCTCGGTCGGAGACTACGCCCAGAGTCTGAGGAAGTTCCTCTACCAGCCAGCGTGTCGCTCCCAGGCGCCGTCCGCCCACAAGGATGAGACGGACCTGGGCTCCAAACAAGCTGCCGAGGAG GTGTGGGCCAGAATCACAAGCAGCCGTGTCGTAATGGACCGAATCGACAGCTGGACAGCCAAGCTGAGAAAC TGGATCAGCGACACCATCTTGGTCCCTCTGGTCAAAGAGGTCGATTCTGTCAACAGTCAGCTCAGGAGGATGGGCTGCCCGGAGCTGCAGATAGGAG AGGCCAGCATAAGCAGCCTGAGGCAGGCAGCCGTGATGAAGGCCTCGTCCATCCCCACCATGAACTCTATCGTCCAATACCTGGACGTCACGCCTAACCAGGAGTACCTGGTGGAGCGGATAAAAG AGCTGGCTCACAGCGGCTGCATGAGCTCCTTCCGCTGGAACGGCGGCGGCGATCTGAAGAGCAGGAAGTGGGACACGGACCTCCCCACGGACTGTGCA GTCCTCATTCATGTCTTCTGCACGTACCTGGACTCCAGgctgcccccccaccccaagtACCCAGACGGGAAGACGTTCACGTCCCAACACTTCAGTCACACTCCGGACAAACCCG ACGTTACCAAGGAGAACCTTTTCTGCATCCACCAGAGCAGCACGGGGCCCCCTCACTTCCAGCTCATCTACCAGGGACACGTCTACAGCCTGCCGAAG GGCAGGAACAACCTGTTCCACACCATCCTCATGTTCCTCTACGTCATCAAGACCAAGGAGTCCGGGATGCTCGG gAGGGTGAATCTGGGCCTCTCTGGTGTGAACATCCTGTGGATATTTGAAGACtga
- the prdm4 gene encoding PR domain zinc finger protein 4 isoform X1 translates to MALLGEVFCWMNDMNLSPVGMDQLSVPPVSAGHLGLPTSPTHNPIPTPGMPVAIPSLGPSLGSLPSALSLMLPMGPLSDRGVMCGLPERNYPLPPPPYPHLESSYFRHILPGILSYLADRPPPQYIHPSSLNLDGTLSVASNNPSSLDPYSGPGGPLEQGLVPMDSRQVSGQGDLHQTGPHELDSAGLAMESRVSSPLSPDRMGEELASMDGVGVVTVSDAQQQQLGGGRQPQPHEGLAGVDSSGGVMPLHGPPVLEMPVVIEPDHMAGRVGGSAGGGAAGLGEQLHANGEMSSGVVSVVLTSSMASQNQLEPVSLHGHSGMGLEAVNVSPITAEVSLGPENNLVLVNSTLQLEDSAPNKENMVTAFTIWCTLCERSYTSDCPEHGPVTFVPDAPIQSRARLSLPRPLCLRISVADEPLGVFARDVIPPRTCFGPVVGQHCSNVDLSDWPEKDTPQTWKMYHNGVLEFYIVTTDENECNWMMFVRKARTHEEQNLVAYPANGKLFFCTTTEIHPDQELLFYYSRDYSRMMGVPQMPEGQICQCGKDCSSFSELKSHLGSHSQPGQNHSPPQPDHAQPQQQPEQQQQTQHVHQEEKLPNVSSSSSSSSSPPWPCTNHTAAQTNNNNNNSSRSSRSSNNPRAKSQGKVREKKFQCSMCSRAFITSSKLNVHFMGHVGMKPHKCEYCSKAFSDPSNLRMHLKIHTGQKNYKCTVCEKSFTQKSHLASHMLIHTGAEKLKCDLCERAFIRKCDLKQHMLSHTHESRIQCPKCNKRFLKTNHLKKHLNSHEGRRDFVCEKCHKAFLTKYHLTRHLKICKGPKAERTTRREPNVEEDEEDDDNEEEEEEDSGGGGGGEDRLMDAANDEDCGLDVGGYNSERSLSPSHR, encoded by the exons ATGGCCCTGCTCGGGGAAGTGTTTTGCTG gATGAACGACATGAACCTGAGTCCTGTGGGCATGGACCAGCTCAGCGTGCCCCCAGTGAGTGCCGGCCACCTGGGTCTGCCCACTTCCCCCACACACAATCCCATCCCCACCCCAG GCATGCCGGTGGCCATCCCGAGTTTGGGTCCTTCCCTTGGTTCCCTGCCCTCTGCTCTGTCTCTGATGCTCCCCATGGGTCCGCTGAGCGACAGAGGGGTGATGTGCGGCCTGCCGGAGAGGAATTACCCCCTGCCGCCTCCCCCGTACCCCCACCTGGAGAGCAGCTACTTCCGGCACATTCTGCCAG GTATTTTGTCTTACCTGGCGGACCGTCCACCTCCGCAGTACATTCACCCCAGCAGCCTTAACTTGGATGGGACCCTTTCCGTGGCCAGCAACAATCCCTCCAGTCTGGACCCTTACAGTGGACCTGGGGGCCCCCTGGAGCAGGGCCTGGTGCCCATGGACTCGAGACAGGTCAGCGGGCAGGGGGACCTCCACCAGACTGGCCCTCATGAGCTGGACTCTGCAGGGTTAGCCATGGAGTCCCGCGTCAGCAGCCCCCTGTCCCCCGACCGAATGGGGGAGGAGCTGGCGAGCATGGACGGGGTTGGCGTAGTGACGGTGTCCGAcgcccagcagcagcagctcggagGCGGGAGGCAGCCTCAGCCCCACGAAGGCCTGGCGGGTGTGGACTCCTCTGGCGGGGTGATGCCCCTCCACGGACCCCCGGTGCTGGAGATGCCCGTGGTCATAGAACCGGATCACATGGCGGGGAGGGTGGGGGGCTCGGCTGGTGGCGGGGCGGCGGGCCTCGGCGAGCAGCTCCACGCCAACGGGGAGATGAGCTCGGGCGTCGTGAGCGTGGTGCTCACCAGCTCCATGGCCAGCCAGAACCAGCTGGAGCCGGTGTCTCTCCACGGACACTCCGGGATGGGGCTGGAGGCCGTGAACGTGTCCCCCATCACCGCAGAGGTGTCTCTGGGGCCGGAAAACAACCTGGTGCTGGTCAACTCCACCCTGCAGCTGGAGGACTCTGCTCCCAACAAGGAGAACATGGTCACCGCCTTCACCATCT GGTGCACGTTATGCGAGCGCTCGTACACGTCGGACTGTCCGGAGCACGGCCCGGTCACCTTCGTCCCCGATGCGCCGATCCAAAGCCGGGCTCGCCTGTCTCTGCCCCGTCCTCTGTGCCTGCGCATCTCGGTGGCCGACGAACCGCTCG ggGTTTTTGCCCGGGACGTCATTCCTCCGAGGACCTGCTTCGGGCCGGTGGTGGGTCAGCACTGCAGCAACGTGGATCTCTCCGATTGGCCAGAGAAGGACACGCCTCAGACGTGGAAG ATGTATCACAACGGCGTACTGGAGTTCTACATTGTGACAACGGACGAGAACGAGTGCAACTGGATGATGTTCGTCCGGAAGGCGAG gaCCCACGAGGAGCAGAACCTGGTGGCGTATCCTGCCAACGGAAAGCTCTTCTTCTGCACGACGACAGAGATCCATCCGGACCAGGAGCTGCTCTTCTACTACAGCCGGGACTACAGCAGGATGATGG GTGTTCCTCAGATGCCAGAAGGTCAGATCTGTCAGTGCGGCAAAGACTGCTCGTCCTTCTCTGAGCTGAAGTCTCACCTCGGCAGCCACAGCCAGCCGGGTCAGAACCACAGCCCGCCGCAGCCGGACCATGCtcagccgcagcagcagccagagcagcagcaacaaacgCAGCACGTTCACCAGGAAGAGAAGCTCCCCAACGtgagctccagctcctcctcctcctcctcccccccgtGGCCTTGCACCAACcacacagcagcacaaacaaacaacaacaacaacaacagcagcaggagcagcaggagctccAACAACCCCAGAGCAAAAAGCCAGGGGAAAGTCCGGGAGAAGAAGTTCCAGTGCAGCATGTGTTCCCGGGCCTTCATCACGTCCTCCAAGCTCAACGTGCACTTCATGGGCCACGTCGGGATGAAACCTCACAAGTGTGAGTACTGCAGCAAGGCCTTCAGCGACCCCAGCAACCTGAGGATGCACCTGAAGATCCACACAG GCCAGAAGAACTACAAGTGCACGGTGTGCGAGAAGTCCTTCACTCAGAAGTCTCACCTGGCTTCACACATGCTGATCCACACGGGAGCAGAGAAGCTGAAGTGTGACCTCTGTGAGCGAGCGTTCATCAGGAAGTGTGACCTGAAGCAGCACATGCTCTCCCACACACA CGAGAGCCGAATCCAGTGCCCGAAGTGCAACAAGCGCTTCCTGAAGACAAACCACCTGAAGAAACACCTGAACTCCCACGAGGGCAGGCGGGACTTCGTCTGCGAGAAGTGCCACAAAGCCTTCCTCACCAAGTACCACCTGACGCGCCACCTGAAGATCTGCAAAGGGCCGAAGGCCGAGAGGACGACCCGCAGGGAGCCGAACGtcgaggaggacgaggaggatgACGAcaacgaagaggaggaggaagaggacagtggagggggaggaggaggtgaggacaGACTGATGGATGCAGCTAACGATGAAGACTGTGGTTTAGATGTTGGAGGTTATAACTCTGAGAGGTCCCTGTCTCCGTCTCACAGATGA